In Flavobacteriaceae bacterium, the following proteins share a genomic window:
- a CDS encoding class C beta-lactamase-related serine hydrolase — MLFNGYSRISCKTLCLLFFFAKLVPRNKLHTNTLAVIVGRNMKYILLLTFYLLTTNVFSQINFEEKSIDETLYNRALSADSAIKKGEFGTVHSLLIVKNGKVLFENYYNEWTRDSIHQLQSATKSVISTLLGCALQKGIIKNENDLISDYFKQYSLKGNLKQQITISDLLTQRHGFQWKEGAWEDPNNTWRKIISKEGDWYKKILDTPMDTTPGTKFVYSNAAPTLISGLIQSESKMAIDSFAIHYLFEPLDIKNYWFWQGNGKPENNGMPLISLTSRDMAKIGQLYLQNGRWNNQQILPENYVKTATSSIVTGVGLNGAYKQYDYGYFWWSNPISQSNKKTNVFLARGAGGQNIIVSRKENLIIVTTAWNMQQPNKVQLIYDWYLSN; from the coding sequence ATGTTGTTTAATGGATATTCGAGGATTTCTTGCAAAACCCTGTGTCTTCTCTTCTTTTTTGCTAAATTAGTTCCACGTAACAAACTACACACAAATACGTTAGCGGTTATTGTAGGACGAAATATGAAATATATACTTTTATTAACGTTTTATTTATTGACAACCAATGTATTTTCTCAAATCAATTTCGAGGAAAAGAGCATTGACGAAACATTATATAATAGGGCCTTGTCAGCAGACAGTGCTATAAAAAAGGGAGAGTTCGGAACTGTTCATAGTTTACTTATCGTAAAGAACGGTAAAGTTTTATTTGAAAATTACTATAACGAATGGACAAGGGATTCTATACATCAATTACAATCGGCAACCAAAAGCGTTATTTCTACCTTATTAGGTTGTGCATTACAAAAAGGCATAATAAAAAATGAAAACGACCTTATCTCTGATTATTTTAAGCAGTATTCTTTAAAGGGGAATCTTAAACAACAAATAACAATTAGTGATTTATTAACACAACGACATGGGTTTCAATGGAAAGAGGGAGCTTGGGAAGACCCTAATAATACCTGGAGGAAAATAATTAGTAAAGAAGGCGATTGGTATAAAAAAATACTTGATACACCTATGGATACAACACCTGGAACAAAATTCGTGTATAGCAACGCTGCACCTACGCTAATCTCAGGACTTATTCAAAGTGAATCAAAAATGGCAATAGACTCATTTGCTATACATTATTTGTTCGAGCCTTTAGATATCAAAAATTACTGGTTTTGGCAAGGCAACGGCAAACCTGAAAATAATGGAATGCCTCTTATTTCATTAACATCAAGAGATATGGCTAAAATCGGACAGCTCTATCTTCAAAATGGTAGGTGGAATAACCAACAAATTTTACCTGAAAACTATGTTAAAACTGCAACATCTTCAATTGTTACAGGAGTTGGATTAAATGGTGCATATAAGCAATATGACTACGGTTATTTTTGGTGGAGCAATCCAATTTCCCAAAGCAACAAGAAAACGAATGTGTTTTTAGCAAGGGGTGCTGGTGGACAAAATATAATTGTGTCTAGGAAAGAAAACTTGATTATCGTAACGACAGCTTGGAATATGCAACAACCAAATAAAGTACAGTTAATATACGACTGGTATCTTAGCAACTAA
- a CDS encoding transglutaminase domain-containing protein, protein MNKKLYLILLFFVFYNVKGFTQNIHLKSRSEKIRVQEDSSFINEVTIEFKRTDKPHLYPIYYDAELEQISDIQLSAKKGKRIKKISIKNIYEENLELDYIASKKIKSIEIPANTEVKLTYSVSCPELMYFSSLQLFSYNKIDTLKYQISIPKKFELAHNTIYKDSLSFYAIDSIKTSTGSIWNIKVSPKKVEPNPLHFFGIYKNIKVPLMRILVMPSSYKSQPIKYMNDWYFKNVTTKKGLNASVKQKIDELTANIVDPMQIVNIIYSYVKNNFKYVAIEIGMGAFIPSHANEVYLNKQGDCKDLSNFLSEALKYKGIVSDIALAATFDHISDCDFPSLSSANHVICIAYINGKTILLDPTDPIHIEGTPVQSLQGRTILIINSNGGSFFEVKQFSPQENEIYYQMDLKIDTNNTLIEGGFDIDYNGISGNYLQRNLKNESKKEFENFAKLFYEEVFGNQSISDLIITNEFKKLHFEGNISINGKTFNDGLNKYLFIDFLPRLIETENRETLIEGIYLRNPFHKKVRVKIKVNEPIETFNTIEHHYEGEGILLNVKISAISNLVIECSYDFIFDYIFIEKENIDETNEILKLFKKIINEPIVLKKQKS, encoded by the coding sequence ATGAATAAGAAATTGTATCTGATTTTATTATTTTTTGTTTTTTACAATGTAAAAGGATTCACTCAAAATATCCATTTAAAATCGAGGTCAGAAAAAATTAGAGTTCAAGAAGATTCTTCTTTTATAAACGAAGTTACAATCGAATTTAAAAGAACTGATAAACCACATCTTTATCCGATTTACTATGATGCAGAATTAGAGCAAATATCAGATATCCAGCTGTCTGCCAAAAAAGGAAAACGCATAAAAAAAATATCTATAAAAAATATTTATGAAGAAAATCTTGAGTTAGATTATATAGCTAGTAAAAAGATAAAATCTATTGAGATTCCGGCTAACACAGAAGTAAAATTGACATATTCGGTATCATGCCCAGAATTGATGTATTTTTCAAGTTTACAACTCTTTTCCTATAACAAAATAGATACATTAAAATATCAAATAAGCATTCCTAAAAAATTTGAATTAGCGCACAACACAATTTATAAAGATTCATTATCTTTTTATGCAATCGATTCTATTAAAACTAGTACTGGTTCTATATGGAACATAAAAGTATCTCCAAAGAAAGTAGAACCCAATCCATTGCATTTTTTTGGAATTTATAAGAACATAAAAGTTCCGTTAATGCGGATTCTTGTAATGCCAAGTTCTTATAAGAGTCAACCCATCAAGTATATGAACGATTGGTATTTTAAAAATGTGACTACAAAAAAAGGATTGAATGCTTCAGTAAAACAAAAAATTGATGAGTTAACTGCTAATATAGTAGACCCAATGCAGATTGTAAATATTATTTACAGTTATGTGAAAAATAATTTTAAATATGTCGCTATAGAAATTGGCATGGGAGCTTTTATTCCCTCACATGCCAATGAAGTTTATTTAAACAAGCAAGGTGATTGCAAAGATCTTTCAAATTTTTTATCTGAAGCGTTAAAATATAAAGGTATTGTTAGCGATATTGCTTTAGCTGCTACTTTTGATCATATTAGTGATTGTGATTTTCCCTCATTAAGTTCTGCCAATCATGTTATTTGCATTGCTTATATAAACGGTAAAACAATACTATTAGATCCTACAGACCCTATTCATATAGAAGGAACACCAGTGCAAAGTTTACAAGGCCGTACTATTTTAATTATAAATTCTAATGGAGGCTCATTTTTTGAAGTAAAGCAATTTAGTCCTCAAGAAAATGAAATTTATTATCAAATGGATTTAAAAATAGATACTAATAACACGCTTATAGAAGGAGGATTTGATATTGACTATAATGGTATCTCTGGTAACTATTTACAGCGTAATCTTAAAAATGAAAGCAAAAAAGAGTTTGAGAATTTTGCAAAATTGTTTTATGAAGAAGTTTTTGGAAACCAATCAATTTCTGATTTAATAATAACTAATGAATTTAAAAAGTTACATTTTGAAGGAAACATTTCTATCAATGGTAAAACTTTTAATGATGGCTTAAATAAGTATTTATTTATTGATTTTTTGCCAAGGCTTATTGAAACTGAAAACAGAGAAACGTTAATAGAGGGTATTTACTTAAGGAATCCTTTTCACAAAAAAGTGCGTGTAAAAATTAAGGTTAACGAGCCTATTGAAACTTTTAATACTATTGAACATCATTATGAAGGAGAAGGAATATTACTAAATGTAAAAATAAGCGCGATATCGAATTTGGTAATCGAATGTAGTTATGATTTTATTTTCGATTATATATTTATAGAAAAAGAAAACATCGACGAAACAAATGAAATTTTAAAATTGTTTAAAAAAATAATTAATGAACCTATCGTTCTCAAAAAACAGAAAAGCTAG
- a CDS encoding DNA-binding response regulator, producing MKCIAIDDEPGALSILEEFIDKISYLNFEGSYRNPLDAIDYLHNNPVDLILLDINMPGISGIKLVESLSKCPLIIYTTAYSEYAVESYNQNAIDYLLKPITFNRFLKGIEKAHHYFKNTTHIQSKRSEQSSLFIKSGSKIHKIEVDDILYIKKDGHYVFFHTTSKKIICRMTVEQLLAFVTNDFIQTHRSYVVNRIHIDTIEKHQLTIKNIKIPIAKSFRKTFEDIF from the coding sequence ATGAAATGTATAGCCATAGATGATGAGCCTGGTGCGCTCAGTATTCTTGAAGAGTTTATTGATAAGATAAGTTACCTCAACTTTGAAGGTAGTTACAGAAACCCTTTAGATGCAATAGACTATTTACATAATAACCCTGTAGATTTAATTTTATTAGATATAAACATGCCAGGAATTAGTGGTATTAAACTCGTTGAGTCTTTATCTAAATGCCCTTTGATAATATACACTACAGCTTATTCTGAGTATGCTGTAGAAAGTTATAATCAAAATGCTATTGACTATTTACTAAAACCCATAACATTTAATCGTTTTTTAAAAGGTATAGAAAAAGCTCATCACTATTTTAAAAACACTACACATATACAATCTAAACGATCAGAACAAAGTTCGTTGTTCATAAAAAGTGGATCTAAAATTCATAAAATTGAAGTTGATGATATACTGTATATTAAAAAAGATGGACATTATGTATTTTTTCATACGACATCTAAAAAAATTATTTGTAGAATGACTGTCGAGCAGTTGCTTGCTTTTGTTACTAACGATTTTATCCAAACACACAGGTCTTATGTTGTAAATCGTATTCATATAGATACTATAGAAAAACATCAATTGACAATAAAAAACATAAAGATTCCTATTGCTAAAAGCTTTAGAAAAACATTTGAAGATATATTTTGA
- a CDS encoding RNA methyltransferase — protein sequence MTKQITSVQNSYIKQLVLLKEKSRERKKTNSFIIEGKRELFLAIKGGYNIEALLFYPDLFSLTEIEALSNYNLDTIEISKDVYQKLAYRDTTEGVIAVARSKELSLSNIKFNTKNPLILIAEAPEKPGNIGALLRTADAANADAVIIANPKTDIYNPNIIRSSVGCVFTNQIAIGNTEGIITFLKENNINIYCAALQAPVAYHTQNYTQPTAIVVGTEATGLSNEWLHAATQNIIIPMQGEIDSMNVSVAAGILIFEAKRQRNFK from the coding sequence ATGACAAAACAAATTACCAGCGTTCAAAACTCATATATAAAACAATTGGTTTTATTAAAAGAAAAATCGCGTGAACGCAAAAAAACCAACTCATTTATTATTGAAGGAAAACGAGAGCTATTTCTAGCTATAAAAGGAGGCTATAACATCGAAGCCCTTTTATTTTACCCTGACTTATTTTCATTAACAGAAATAGAAGCACTTTCTAATTATAATCTCGACACTATAGAGATCTCCAAGGACGTATATCAAAAATTGGCTTATCGTGATACTACAGAAGGTGTAATTGCAGTAGCCAGATCTAAAGAGTTATCCTTATCAAATATTAAATTTAATACTAAAAATCCATTAATTTTAATTGCTGAAGCTCCCGAAAAACCAGGTAATATTGGTGCGCTTTTAAGAACAGCCGATGCCGCTAATGCAGATGCTGTAATTATAGCAAATCCTAAAACCGATATATATAACCCTAACATTATAAGATCTAGTGTGGGTTGCGTTTTTACAAACCAGATTGCAATTGGTAATACAGAAGGTATTATTACATTTTTAAAAGAAAACAACATTAATATATATTGTGCAGCATTACAAGCACCTGTGGCTTATCACACCCAAAACTATACACAACCTACAGCTATTGTTGTTGGAACCGAAGCCACTGGTTTAAGTAACGAGTGGTTACATGCAGCTACTCAAAATATTATTATCCCAATGCAAGGAGAAATAGACTCGATGAACGTATCTGTTGCTGCAGGAATTCTTATTTTTGAAGCAAAACGACAACGAAATTTTAAATAA
- a CDS encoding M48 family peptidase, with translation MTSTTLFYIIIIILIVNFIIDKTLDFINAKHFNDAIPEDLHDVYDEAEYKKSQAYKKVNYKFSNYTSLFSLVLTLAFFFLDGFEFIDNFARSYSDNTIVIGLIFFGVIMIGSDILSTPFSYYKTFVIEEKFGFNKTTKKLFVLDKIKGWLMTIIIGGGLLALIIWFYQLTKEQFWLYAWGVVSLFTLFMNMFYSKLIVPLFNKQVPLKEGDLRDKISAYAKTVGFKLDKIFVIDGSKRSTKANAYFSGFGSEKRVTLYDTLINDLNDEEIVAVLAHEVGHYKRKHIVFNLITSILLTGLTLFILSLFISNPLLSNALGVEIASFHIGLIAFGLLYAPISEITGLMMNHFSRKFEYQADDYAKTTYKAEPLITSLKKLSKNSLSNLTPHPAYVFMHYSHPTLLQRIKNLRK, from the coding sequence ATGACTTCAACTACTTTATTCTATATCATCATCATTATTTTAATCGTTAACTTTATAATTGATAAAACCTTAGATTTTATTAATGCAAAACATTTTAATGATGCTATCCCTGAAGATTTACATGATGTTTATGATGAAGCCGAATACAAAAAATCACAAGCCTATAAAAAAGTAAATTATAAGTTCTCTAATTATACCTCTCTATTTTCGTTAGTACTAACATTAGCATTTTTCTTTTTAGATGGGTTTGAGTTTATAGATAATTTTGCCAGAAGTTATAGTGATAATACTATTGTAATTGGTCTTATTTTTTTTGGAGTGATTATGATTGGAAGCGATATTCTTTCTACTCCTTTTTCATACTATAAAACCTTTGTGATTGAAGAAAAATTTGGTTTTAATAAAACCACAAAAAAACTGTTTGTTTTAGATAAAATTAAAGGTTGGTTAATGACTATCATCATTGGTGGTGGTCTTTTAGCATTGATTATTTGGTTTTATCAGCTAACAAAGGAGCAATTTTGGCTCTATGCCTGGGGAGTAGTATCACTATTTACTTTATTTATGAATATGTTTTATTCCAAACTTATTGTACCTTTATTTAATAAGCAAGTTCCTTTAAAAGAGGGAGATTTACGTGATAAGATTTCAGCTTATGCTAAAACAGTTGGCTTTAAATTAGATAAAATATTTGTGATCGATGGCTCTAAACGCAGTACTAAAGCTAATGCATATTTCTCAGGTTTTGGTAGCGAAAAACGAGTAACTCTATATGATACTCTAATTAACGATTTAAATGATGAGGAGATTGTTGCCGTTCTAGCCCATGAAGTAGGGCACTATAAACGTAAGCATATTGTTTTTAATTTAATAACTTCTATCTTACTCACAGGGTTAACCTTATTTATTCTATCACTTTTTATTTCGAATCCTTTATTATCAAATGCTTTAGGAGTAGAAATTGCAAGTTTTCATATCGGGCTTATTGCTTTTGGGTTATTGTATGCACCTATCTCTGAAATAACAGGGTTAATGATGAATCATTTTTCTCGAAAGTTTGAATATCAAGCAGACGATTATGCAAAAACTACTTATAAAGCAGAACCATTAATTACATCTCTTAAAAAACTTTCTAAAAATAGCTTAAGTAATTTAACACCACACCCTGCTTACGTTTTTATGCATTATTCTCACCCCACTCTACTTCAGCGAATAAAAAATTTGAGAAAATAA
- a CDS encoding DUF2306 domain-containing protein: MTTLSKPIQIGLVIIALLAILTGLYPVIFAFVPSSRGLFTTKTEALLQSSWYIPTFMIHIGFGAVAILAGSTQFFKQLRHRKLNLHRNLGKIYVASVIPSGFAGLMVGFYATGTWYSKAGFIGLALGWLLTTILAYIEVRKGNINLHRKWMMRSYAFCFAFVTFRIYLGLGIAIGIPFNDYYSYLSFLCWVPNLIFIEWRIKQLR, encoded by the coding sequence ATGACAACACTTTCAAAACCTATCCAAATTGGACTTGTAATTATTGCCTTATTGGCTATCTTAACAGGTTTGTATCCTGTCATTTTCGCCTTTGTACCATCATCTCGAGGTCTTTTTACTACCAAAACAGAAGCGCTTTTGCAGAGTTCTTGGTATATTCCTACATTTATGATTCATATAGGGTTTGGTGCTGTGGCTATATTAGCTGGAAGTACCCAGTTTTTTAAGCAACTTCGTCATCGAAAACTCAACCTTCATCGTAACTTAGGTAAAATATATGTGGCTTCTGTAATTCCTAGTGGTTTTGCTGGACTTATGGTAGGGTTTTATGCAACTGGCACATGGTATTCTAAAGCAGGCTTTATAGGATTAGCTTTAGGTTGGCTACTAACTACTATTCTTGCCTATATTGAAGTACGTAAAGGGAATATTAACCTCCATCGTAAATGGATGATGAGAAGCTATGCTTTTTGTTTTGCATTTGTGACTTTTAGAATTTATTTAGGCTTAGGAATAGCTATAGGTATTCCATTTAATGATTATTATTCTTACCTTTCTTTTTTATGTTGGGTACCCAACCTTATTTTTATTGAATGGAGAATCAAACAATTGAGATAG
- a CDS encoding amidohydrolase — protein sequence MKTFKYIYTLLMLCCTVVVAQQTPGPPQIETFSIVGATAHIGNGSVIENSIIIVENGKITSCSPASNTSPKGKVIDAKGKHVYPGFITTNSSLGLIEVNAVRASNDADEIGSMIPHIRSLIAYNAESKVVESMRPNGVLVAQISPKGGRISGTSSIVQFDAWNWEDAAIKVDDGVHLNWPNPFTRGRWWLGEDPTLKLSTNYASQVEELNTFVRESKAYLKGNKNIKNIPFEAMKGLYNGSQKLYTHVGGEKGIIDAVAFAKANNITNMVIVGGYEAYKVAGLLKQHNIAVLINHTHRLPNSSDDDYDLPYKAPKLLMDAGVLVGLHTGSVSNFQTRNLPFYAGTVAREGLGKEDALKLITSNTAKILGIDKQLGTLEAGKDATLFISEGDALDMRTNKLTHAFINGRAISLETHQTELWKRYSNKYKNQK from the coding sequence ATGAAAACATTCAAATATATATACACGCTTTTAATGTTATGCTGTACAGTCGTTGTTGCACAACAAACCCCTGGGCCTCCACAAATTGAAACATTTTCTATTGTTGGAGCTACAGCCCATATTGGTAATGGCTCTGTAATCGAAAACAGTATTATTATTGTAGAGAACGGAAAAATAACAAGTTGCTCTCCAGCATCTAACACTTCTCCAAAAGGTAAGGTGATCGATGCGAAAGGGAAACACGTGTACCCTGGGTTTATTACTACAAATTCTTCTTTAGGACTCATTGAAGTAAATGCCGTAAGAGCAAGTAATGATGCTGACGAAATTGGATCTATGATCCCCCACATAAGAAGTTTAATTGCTTATAATGCAGAATCTAAAGTGGTTGAGTCTATGCGGCCTAATGGTGTGCTAGTTGCACAAATATCGCCTAAAGGTGGACGTATTTCCGGAACCTCTTCTATTGTACAGTTTGATGCCTGGAACTGGGAAGATGCTGCCATAAAAGTAGATGATGGCGTTCACTTAAACTGGCCTAACCCTTTTACACGAGGACGTTGGTGGTTAGGCGAAGATCCTACATTAAAACTAAGTACAAATTATGCAAGCCAAGTAGAAGAGCTTAATACTTTTGTAAGAGAAAGCAAAGCTTATTTAAAAGGAAATAAGAACATAAAAAATATTCCTTTTGAAGCCATGAAAGGACTTTATAATGGGTCTCAAAAATTATACACCCATGTTGGAGGCGAAAAAGGAATTATTGATGCCGTCGCTTTTGCAAAAGCAAACAATATTACTAACATGGTTATTGTTGGGGGCTATGAAGCTTATAAAGTGGCTGGCCTGTTAAAGCAACATAATATCGCTGTGTTAATAAACCATACACATCGTTTACCAAACTCTAGTGATGACGATTACGATTTGCCATATAAAGCCCCTAAATTATTAATGGACGCTGGTGTTTTGGTTGGGTTACACACGGGATCGGTGTCTAACTTCCAAACCAGAAACTTACCTTTTTATGCGGGTACAGTTGCAAGAGAAGGATTAGGTAAAGAAGACGCTTTAAAATTAATCACCTCTAATACTGCTAAAATATTAGGAATCGACAAGCAACTAGGGACTTTAGAAGCAGGTAAAGATGCAACCTTATTTATAAGTGAAGGTGATGCCTTGGATATGCGAACTAATAAGCTCACACATGCATTTATTAATGGGAGAGCAATTAGTTTAGAAACCCACCAAACAGAACTTTGGAAACGCTATAGCAATAAATATAAAAATCAGAAATAA
- a CDS encoding DUF3857 domain-containing protein yields MNLSFSKNRKASLIIICICALFYSFNSTDKNKVEDPFLTLCKNSDAYYSYSYTDVSYIKNWLQYKKYISINNKLVVNNTTGVENYAFLNLNEYVSNNIENIKIKTLKSDGSIVELDSSLIFQQNFKDKKFGAINYPIPAVEPGDTIETSYVYSESLKKTDLLSYVNLYTNLPSKNSQYTIKTSSDLTVRYKSYNDFPEPAIISNDSLVYLQFSMDKVKGFVESEYSCIPCELPYLYYSLENKNSELRTWKDVYNEEFNFLTQPIALDYEKSSYYKRWKRNVIGAAKDSSKYYKFNLLHTEVLNNFKMESVQKNEFIKSSGYFLKEKKFDPFSIRRFYRQILEDLEIEYWAVFGRSKRLGAIDTHYIRKGEYDHVFFAFENENGYVKFLYPHNDFYMYQIDEIPTPLYSTDAVLVKPYLKEKKKKKDKFIARDLKLAMVDSVTVAEINLPGMDSNHNYINQTIFTNVDVEEKKTYFKYRFKVSGGLSTELRTFFEILNQNEKVSNFYDVLSEFEGSDKTMQIDTVKNIKLNRNKPYAYSMNTEGTLNNVITFINDSLVSISVDKLIQHNQLISNSDTSELNYYLDYSYSDNFMFYINFPCNIEVLGLENGNLDFKNDYGEYFFELKKSKKNQLKLQSNYKIIKNLIPKENYNKLKLLNERVKNVKSKRLIIKLKSS; encoded by the coding sequence ATGAACCTATCGTTCTCAAAAAACAGAAAAGCTAGCCTAATCATTATATGCATTTGTGCGCTTTTTTACAGTTTCAACTCTACTGATAAAAACAAGGTAGAGGATCCTTTTTTAACGCTTTGCAAAAATTCAGATGCTTACTATTCATATTCATATACTGATGTTTCATATATAAAAAATTGGCTACAGTACAAGAAGTATATTTCGATAAATAACAAATTAGTAGTAAATAATACTACTGGTGTGGAAAATTATGCTTTTTTGAACTTGAATGAATATGTGAGTAATAACATAGAAAATATTAAAATAAAAACCTTAAAATCGGATGGTTCTATAGTTGAATTAGATTCTAGTTTAATATTTCAACAGAATTTCAAAGATAAAAAATTTGGAGCTATTAATTATCCAATTCCTGCTGTAGAACCAGGAGACACTATTGAAACATCGTACGTTTATTCTGAGAGTTTAAAAAAAACTGATTTATTGAGTTATGTAAATTTATACACAAATTTACCTAGTAAAAATTCACAATACACCATAAAAACAAGTTCAGATTTAACGGTGAGATATAAATCTTATAATGATTTCCCTGAGCCAGCAATTATATCTAATGACTCTTTGGTTTATTTACAATTTTCGATGGATAAAGTAAAAGGGTTTGTTGAGAGTGAATATAGTTGTATACCTTGTGAGTTACCATATTTGTATTACTCTTTAGAAAATAAAAATAGTGAGCTAAGAACTTGGAAAGATGTTTATAATGAGGAATTTAATTTCCTTACACAACCAATCGCATTAGACTACGAAAAATCTTCGTATTATAAAAGATGGAAGCGCAATGTAATTGGAGCTGCCAAGGATAGTTCTAAGTATTATAAATTTAACTTGTTACATACAGAAGTGTTAAACAACTTTAAGATGGAATCTGTTCAAAAAAATGAGTTTATAAAGTCTAGTGGTTATTTTCTAAAAGAGAAAAAGTTTGATCCGTTTAGTATTAGAAGGTTTTACAGACAAATTTTAGAAGATTTAGAGATTGAATATTGGGCTGTATTTGGTAGAAGTAAACGTTTAGGTGCTATTGATACTCATTACATAAGAAAAGGTGAGTATGACCATGTCTTTTTTGCCTTTGAAAATGAAAATGGATACGTGAAATTTTTATATCCGCACAATGACTTTTATATGTATCAAATTGATGAAATCCCAACACCTTTATACAGTACTGATGCCGTTTTAGTTAAACCATATTTAAAAGAAAAAAAGAAGAAAAAAGACAAATTTATAGCTAGGGATTTAAAATTAGCAATGGTGGATTCTGTAACTGTAGCTGAAATTAATTTGCCTGGAATGGATTCAAATCATAATTATATAAACCAAACAATTTTCACCAACGTGGATGTTGAAGAAAAGAAAACTTATTTTAAATATAGATTTAAAGTTTCTGGTGGGTTATCTACAGAATTGCGAACTTTTTTTGAAATATTAAATCAAAATGAAAAAGTAAGCAACTTTTATGATGTTTTATCAGAATTTGAAGGTAGTGATAAAACAATGCAGATTGATACTGTTAAAAATATAAAACTAAATAGAAATAAACCTTACGCCTACAGTATGAATACTGAGGGCACATTAAATAATGTAATCACATTTATAAATGATAGTCTCGTAAGTATTTCTGTTGATAAATTGATTCAACATAATCAGTTAATAAGCAATTCTGATACTTCCGAACTAAATTATTACCTCGATTATAGTTATTCTGACAATTTTATGTTTTATATAAATTTTCCTTGTAACATAGAAGTCTTAGGTCTTGAAAATGGAAATTTAGATTTTAAAAATGATTATGGAGAATATTTTTTTGAATTAAAAAAGAGTAAGAAGAATCAACTTAAACTGCAATCAAATTATAAAATTATAAAGAACTTAATTCCGAAAGAGAATTATAATAAACTGAAGTTACTAAATGAACGGGTTAAAAATGTAAAAAGTAAGCGGTTGATTATTAAATTAAAGAGTTCTTAA